The DNA sequence TAGTCGGCCGACAATTTTTCAAAAAGCTCGACGAATTGGCCAGTCGATGGCTGAGAGGTCGTCGGCAGCTCCTTATGCTTTACTTCTTCGTAAAACGCTTCTGCTGTAATTTCTACCTCTTCCTCGTATGTTTCGTTTCCGAAAATGACGCTGAGAGGGATCATATGTATGTTGAGTCGATCCCGCAATTCCTTGGGGATGTATGCAGTACTGTCTGTTACTACGGCTGTTCTCATATAAAGAGTACCATCCTTTGTTTTTTCTCTACTATATGTCCAATTTATATTTTATATGAAAACAAGGGAAAATCCTAGGGAGAAAAGAAAGCTTAATATTTGAGGATCACAATTGTAATGCGGCGAAAAAGAGAGGGGCATTAATTAGAAGCTACGGGCAGCAGATGCGAGAGCTGCCTCCGGTTGATTTCATCAGCAATCAGCCGAATAAAATCAGTATCCACATCACAAAGCAGGGCATCCTCGAAAACTTTAAACAAATTCTCATCGGATAAAAGCAGCAGGCTGGACATATGTTCAAAACCTCCATCTATTACTTTTATCCTATTTTTAACATAAGATTACATATATTGTAAACTAGTATTTTTCATATATCTATTATGCATAAAAACTATCATGATTCCTCCGGCTCCCAACCCATGCATGAAAATAAATCTCCTATGTCCATAATGTAGAGGACACAAACAGATTATAGGACGTGGCTTTTTATGGTGGCGAAGACCCTGTAATAAAAACTGTTTGAGTGGATTTGGTGATCAACCCTTTGTTGGCTCATTCCCTTTGGGAAGGATGACCACGTACAGAAAAATGCCTATTTTCAAATCCACTTGCTGTTTGTGATCTAACATGCGGAGGATTGGTATTATGGATGTATTTATTGAACGTTGTGCAGGTCTTGACGTTCATTCGGAGACAATCGTTGCCTGTGTTCTGACGGGCAAACAGGACGAAGATTTGATTAGGGTAACTGAAACCTTTCCAACCTTGACGAAAGATCTCTTCCGTCTCTTAAAATGGCTGGAAGACCATGGGGTTTCCCATATTGCGATGGAAAGCACGGGAGTATATTGGAAGCCTGTATTTAATATCCTTGAAGACTTTTTTGATATTACTCTTGCGAATGCCCAAAGGATCAAGAACGTCCCTGGAAGAAAAACAGATGTTTCCGATGCCGAGTGGATTGCCAAATTATTGCGACACGGACTCATCGAAAAGAGTTTCGTGCCTCCGTCCGATATCCGGGAGCTACGGGACCTTACACGCCTTCGAAAAAAGTGGATAGGTCATTTAACTTCCGAGAAGAACCGGATTCAGAAGGTTTTGGAGTGCTCAAATGTAAAGCTGAGTTCGGTTATTTCCGATGTCTTTGGGGTTTCAGGGAGAAAGCTGCTTGAGAGACTGGTGGAACAGGGAT is a window from the Bacillus infantis NRRL B-14911 genome containing:
- a CDS encoding sporulation histidine kinase inhibitor Sda, whose amino-acid sequence is MSSLLLLSDENLFKVFEDALLCDVDTDFIRLIADEINRRQLSHLLPVASN